The Candidatus Thermoplasmatota archaeon genome contains the following window.
AACTGAATACAGGACCGGCCCCAAGGATAATGTTTCCATCTGGCAGTTTATATGCTACCAGGATGAGATCGACATGGCCAACTCCTTCTTCCAGGCATCTGTTAGTATTTGTATCGATATGCACATCTGCAATAATTGTGGTTTCCTTTCCCTCTCCAACTCCTAATACAATACTGTCCAGACTTTCTCCAAAATTATCAATGAAGGCATAGTCCCCATCGCTTAACTCTTTACCCTCAAGTTCCTTCTTGGAAATATCGATAAGCCTGTTAAGCGAATGCTGGAGATTTTCAAGCCTGCTTTTTTCAGATTGATTTAAAACATTCAGGTGAGACAAACCTTCATACGTCATATTGGTCAATGCCCTCAATCTGACATAAAACTCCGGTAAGGGCTCAACATAGCCGTGAGGAGGGATAGGAGGTACGCTCGTAAACTTTGGGGTGTAACTTTGTTTTGCATACAGTATCGTATCATGCCTGAGTTCCGTCCATGAAGCAAGGGCTGTCTGCAGTTCTTTATCAAGCCATGCCTTGGTTTGCATAAAGCTTGGATAACCCTCCTGGAAATCTTTCAGCAACGCTTTCAGTGTGTAAAGCCATCCCCAGTACAGGTTCCTGTTCCAT
Protein-coding sequences here:
- a CDS encoding DUF3160 domain-containing protein, with amino-acid sequence MSFPHQIFFWNFRLKGEFENFDVTEWNRNLYWGWLYTLKALLKDFQEGYPSFMQTKAWLDKELQTALASWTELRHDTILYAKQSYTPKFTSVPPIPPHGYVEPLPEFYVRLRALTNMTYEGLSHLNVLNQSEKSRLENLQHSLNRLIDISKKELEGKELSDGDYAFIDNFGESLDSIVLGVGEGKETTIIADVHIDTNTNRCLEEGVGHVDLILVAYKLPDGNIILGAGPVFSYYEFKQPMSERLTDEEWKNMLETKEPDRPQWMTSFMASE